A window of the Bufo gargarizans isolate SCDJY-AF-19 chromosome 1, ASM1485885v1, whole genome shotgun sequence genome harbors these coding sequences:
- the SDHAF1 gene encoding succinate dehydrogenase assembly factor 1, mitochondrial has protein sequence MIRHSNLQKQVLSLYKQFLRAGKDKPGFLPQIQHEFRKNAKIPRTDIMHIEYLLRLGRRQLDQLRDASTKQLGVFIKTSMEAEKGPSAS, from the coding sequence ATGATAAGACACAGCAACCTCCAGAAACAAGTCCTCAGTCTATACAAACAGTTTTTACGAGCTGGAAAGGACAAACCTGGTTTCCTGCCTCAAATCCAGCATGAATTTAGAAAAAATGCCAAAATCCCCAGGACGGACATCATGCACATAGAGTATCTCCTGCGCCTTGGCCGAAGGCAGCTCGACCAACTGAGGGATGCAAGCACAAAACAGCTCGGAGTCTTCATCAAAACCTCCATGGAGGCAGAGAAAGGTCCCTCAGCATCATAA